The [Clostridium] scindens ATCC 35704 nucleotide sequence GTGGCGGTAGACAAAGGGGATCTTGCTAAGATCCATCGCCTGGCGCCATGGATTCTCGACAATCCTTCCGTCTTCTTTCCGGAAGGTAATTCCCTCCGTCCGTTCAAGTCCCTTGTCGCCTTCCTGATCCTTCCAGATTCTAAACAACTGGGCAAATGTCTCTTCCCCCTCGCCCTTCATGACTCCCTTTACCTGATGAAGCCGCCTAAGCACGTCCACGGAATCATAAGACACCTCCGGCCCGCCAAGCCAGATAGGCATATCCGGCCTGATCTTCCCCAGTTCCTCTACCAGTTCTTCCACATAATCCAGATTCCATATATAGCAGGAAAAGCATGCAATATCCGGCCTGCGCCTGTAGATATCCATCAGGATGTCATCTTTTTGCTGGTTGATCGTATATTCCGCCAACTCGATCTCCCCTCGCTTTGGCTTATGCAAAATCCAATCCATTGACTTGGCTTCCGTATAAGCCTTCAGGCTGTATATTGCCAGATTCGAGTGAATATACTTGGCATTGACTGCTGCTAATAATATCTTCATCTTCTATTCTCCATTTATCCCGTCGACTTTTTCCGACCTTTCTTACTGGTCCTTCGTCTCCCCGTCCTTCTGCCTTTTCGCTTCATCAATGGCTTCTGCCCTCTCTGCCTTCTTATCGTCTTCCAACGATACCCGGCCCAGCACTTCGCCGTCGATCAGTCTCTGGCCTTCCGGAACCTGCCAGGCCAGAATTGCCACTATTATTACATTATAGCACACCATCCGCACATAATCTCATGGGGATTGACAATTTCCCCAAAATAGGTTAAACTTAAGACTCGTGCAGCCGGGGTGTTAGCGGTACCTTGTACCTGCAATCCGCTATAGCAGGGGTGATATTGCGCGGAGGGCACAGTTCTGTAGAGCTGCCCTTGAAAAGTGGCGTTGATGCCTGGGTCTTACGCGACGGAAATTCATGAACCGTGTCAGGTCGGGAACGAAGCAGCACTAAGTGGAACCTTCCGGGTGCCGTGAGGGTGCCTGGGCTGAGTTAACTGTCGAGGTAACGTCTATGGGGCCGGGTTCGAAGCGCAATGCACGAAAAATAACGCAAATACAAAAGGAGTCATCGCTTTCTCTGCGATTACTCCTTTTTTGTTCTGCGGCTCCGTAATTCTTTAAAGAAGTCCTTCATCATCTGGCTGCATTCTTCTTCCAGCACGCCGGTTGTCAATTCTGCCTGATGGTTGAATTCCGTCATCTGCAGCAGATTCAGGATGGATCCGGCACATCCTGCCTTGGGATTCATGCATCCAACTACCACTCTGCTCATCCTGGACTGCACGATAGCGCCGGAGCACATCTGGCATGGTTCCAGCGTTACATACATCGTGCATTCTTCCAGTCGCCAGTCACCCATCTTCCTACTGGCTTTTCTGATGGCGATCAGTTCCGCATGAGACAGCGTATTCTTATCGGCCATCCTCCGGTTGTATCCCCTTCCAATTATCTTATCCTTATAAACAATCACACAGCCTATGGGAACCTCCCCTATGGCATAAGCCTTTCTAGCCTGCCTGATTGCTTCTTTCATGTATTTCTCATCAATACTGTGCATGCTTCTCTCTCCGTCT carries:
- the tadA gene encoding tRNA adenosine(34) deaminase TadA, which translates into the protein MHSIDEKYMKEAIRQARKAYAIGEVPIGCVIVYKDKIIGRGYNRRMADKNTLSHAELIAIRKASRKMGDWRLEECTMYVTLEPCQMCSGAIVQSRMSRVVVGCMNPKAGCAGSILNLLQMTEFNHQAELTTGVLEEECSQMMKDFFKELRSRRTKKE